In Streptomyces chartreusis NRRL 3882, the following are encoded in one genomic region:
- a CDS encoding PQQ-dependent sugar dehydrogenase, giving the protein MHGNHRTASTARARRTEPHRRRLRQAVALFSGALLAGASLTLTAPQAGAAAADEPAVAAEDFQQVTLAKGEAEVGEPMSLAVLPDRSVLHTSRDGELRLTDAAGNTKLAGKLDVYSHDEEGLQGIGVDPGFSENRFIYLYYAPPLNTPAGDAPETGTAADFAPFDGVNRLSRFVLKTDGTLDTASEKKILDVPASRGLCCHVGGDIDFDAQGNLYLSTGDDTNPFQSDGFTPIDERANRNPAFDAQRSAGNTNDLRGKILRIKVNADGSYTVPEGNLFAPGTDKTRPEIYAMGFRNPFRFSVDKKTGILYVGDYGPDAGAADPARGPAGQVEFARVTGPGNFGWPYCTGDNDAYVDYDFATGTSGAAFDCNAPKNTSPNNTGLTDLPPAQPAWIPYDGGSVPEFGTGSESPMGGPVYHYDPALDSPVKFPEAYDGDFFATEFGRRWIKRITSDADGTVRSINDVPWTGTQVMDSAFGPDGALYVLDYGLSWFGGDEHSALYRIENATDGHSPVAQAAASKTSGQAPLRVSFSSAGTSDQDGDALTYSWDFGDGGKSTAANPTYRYRKNGTYTATLTVKDTTGRTGSASVQIVVGNTAPTVVLETPKDGQLFSFGDAVPFKVKVTDPEDRTIDCSKVKVTFILGHDTHGHPLTSANGCTGTIQTSADGGHDEDANIFGVLDAEYTDNGGGGQAALTTHDQNVVQPRHRQAEHYGNASGVTVITKDTAHGGKTVGDIDNGDWISFTPYVLNNATKITARVSSGGAGGTLEIRAGSAKGTLLGKTTVPVTGGWETFQDVQANLSRAPRGTTTLYLVFRGSGTGALFDVDDFTFTTS; this is encoded by the coding sequence GTGCACGGGAACCACCGCACCGCCAGCACTGCCAGAGCCCGCAGAACCGAGCCTCACAGACGACGCCTGCGCCAAGCGGTCGCACTGTTCAGCGGCGCGCTGCTGGCGGGCGCCTCCCTCACCCTGACCGCACCGCAGGCCGGCGCGGCCGCCGCGGACGAGCCGGCCGTCGCGGCCGAGGACTTCCAGCAGGTCACCCTCGCCAAGGGCGAGGCGGAGGTCGGCGAGCCCATGTCGCTCGCCGTCCTCCCGGACCGCTCGGTCCTGCACACCTCCCGCGACGGCGAACTCCGCCTCACCGACGCCGCCGGCAACACCAAGCTCGCCGGCAAGCTCGACGTCTACTCCCACGACGAGGAGGGCCTCCAGGGCATCGGCGTCGACCCCGGCTTCTCGGAGAACCGTTTCATCTACCTCTACTACGCGCCCCCGTTGAACACCCCCGCGGGCGACGCCCCCGAGACCGGCACCGCCGCCGACTTCGCGCCCTTCGACGGCGTCAACCGGCTCTCCCGGTTCGTCCTGAAGACCGACGGCACCCTCGACACCGCTAGCGAGAAGAAGATCCTCGACGTCCCGGCCTCCCGCGGCCTGTGCTGCCACGTCGGCGGTGACATCGACTTCGACGCGCAGGGCAACCTGTACCTGTCCACCGGTGACGACACCAACCCGTTCCAGTCGGACGGCTTCACCCCGATCGACGAGCGCGCGAACCGCAACCCGGCCTTCGACGCCCAGCGGTCCGCCGGCAACACCAACGACCTGCGCGGCAAGATCCTGCGCATCAAGGTGAACGCCGACGGCTCCTACACCGTCCCCGAGGGCAACCTCTTCGCCCCCGGCACGGACAAGACCCGCCCCGAGATCTACGCGATGGGCTTCCGCAACCCGTTCCGCTTCAGCGTCGACAAGAAGACCGGCATCCTCTACGTCGGTGACTACGGCCCCGACGCCGGCGCCGCCGACCCCGCGCGCGGCCCGGCCGGCCAGGTCGAGTTCGCCCGCGTCACCGGCCCCGGCAACTTCGGCTGGCCGTACTGCACGGGCGACAACGACGCCTACGTCGACTACGACTTCGCGACCGGGACATCGGGTGCCGCGTTCGACTGCAACGCGCCGAAGAACACCTCCCCGAACAACACCGGCCTGACCGACCTGCCCCCGGCCCAGCCCGCCTGGATCCCCTACGACGGCGGATCGGTGCCCGAGTTCGGCACCGGCTCCGAGTCCCCGATGGGCGGCCCGGTCTACCACTACGACCCGGCGCTCGACTCGCCGGTGAAGTTCCCCGAGGCCTACGACGGCGACTTCTTCGCCACCGAGTTCGGCCGCCGCTGGATCAAGCGCATCACCAGCGACGCCGACGGCACCGTGCGGTCGATCAACGACGTGCCCTGGACCGGCACGCAGGTGATGGACTCGGCCTTCGGCCCCGACGGGGCGCTGTACGTCCTCGACTACGGCCTGTCGTGGTTCGGCGGTGACGAGCACTCCGCCCTGTACCGCATCGAGAACGCCACCGACGGCCACTCGCCCGTCGCCCAGGCGGCGGCGAGCAAGACCTCCGGCCAGGCACCGCTGCGGGTCAGCTTCTCCTCCGCGGGCACCAGCGACCAGGACGGCGACGCCCTCACCTACAGCTGGGACTTCGGGGACGGCGGCAAGTCCACCGCGGCCAACCCCACCTACCGCTACAGGAAGAACGGCACCTACACCGCCACCCTGACGGTCAAGGACACGACCGGCCGCACCGGCAGCGCCAGCGTGCAGATCGTCGTCGGCAACACCGCGCCGACCGTGGTCCTGGAGACGCCGAAGGACGGGCAGCTGTTCAGCTTCGGTGACGCCGTCCCGTTCAAGGTGAAGGTCACCGACCCGGAGGACCGGACCATCGACTGCTCCAAGGTCAAGGTCACCTTCATCCTCGGCCACGACACCCACGGCCACCCCCTGACCTCGGCCAACGGCTGCACCGGCACCATCCAGACCAGCGCCGACGGCGGCCATGACGAGGACGCCAACATCTTCGGAGTCCTCGACGCCGAGTACACCGACAACGGAGGCGGCGGCCAGGCCGCGCTGACCACGCACGACCAGAACGTGGTGCAGCCCCGGCACCGCCAGGCCGAGCACTACGGCAACGCCTCCGGCGTCACGGTCATCACCAAGGACACCGCGCACGGCGGCAAGACCGTCGGCGACATCGACAACGGCGACTGGATCTCCTTCACGCCGTACGTCCTGAACAACGCCACGAAGATCACCGCACGCGTCTCCTCCGGCGGCGCCGGCGGCACCCTCGAGATCCGCGCGGGCTCCGCCAAGGGCACCCTGCTCGGCAAGACGACCGTGCCGGTGACCGGCGGCTGGGAGACCTTCCAGGACGTCCAGGCGAACCTGTCCCGCGCGCCCAGGGGCACCACCACGCTCTACCTGGTCTTCAGGGGGAGCGGCACCGGCGCCCTGTTCGACGTCGACGACTTCACGTTCACGACCAGCTGA
- a CDS encoding sugar phosphate isomerase/epimerase family protein, giving the protein MPRTFTLFTGQWADLPLEEVCRLARDFGYDGLELACWGDHFEVDKALADPSYLDGRRALLDKYGLKCWAVSNHLVGQAVCDAIIDERHQAILPGDVWGDGDPEGVRQRAADRMKDTARAAAAFGVDTVIGFTGSAIWHLVAMFPPAPDAMIERGYQDFADRWNPILDVFDAQGVRFAHEVHPSEIAYDYWTTQRALEAVDRRPAFGLNFDPSHFVWQDLDPVGFLWDFRDRIYHVDCKEARKRLDGRNGRLGSHLPWGDPRRGWDFVSAGHGDVPWEDVFRMLRSIGYQGPISVEWEDAGMDRLQGAPEALTRLKAYDFEPPSASFDAAFGN; this is encoded by the coding sequence ATGCCGCGTACGTTCACGCTGTTCACCGGTCAGTGGGCCGACCTGCCGCTGGAAGAGGTCTGCCGGCTCGCCCGCGACTTCGGCTACGACGGCCTCGAACTCGCCTGCTGGGGCGACCACTTCGAAGTCGACAAGGCCCTCGCCGATCCGTCCTACCTGGACGGCCGCCGGGCGCTCCTCGACAAGTACGGCCTCAAGTGCTGGGCCGTCTCCAACCACCTGGTCGGCCAGGCCGTCTGCGACGCCATCATCGACGAACGCCACCAGGCGATCCTGCCCGGAGATGTGTGGGGCGACGGGGACCCGGAGGGGGTCCGCCAGCGGGCCGCGGACCGCATGAAGGACACCGCGCGTGCCGCGGCGGCCTTCGGCGTCGACACCGTCATCGGTTTCACCGGATCCGCCATCTGGCACCTGGTCGCCATGTTCCCGCCCGCCCCCGACGCGATGATCGAGCGCGGCTACCAGGACTTCGCCGACCGCTGGAACCCGATCCTGGACGTCTTCGACGCGCAGGGCGTGCGCTTCGCGCACGAGGTCCACCCCAGCGAGATCGCCTACGACTACTGGACCACCCAGCGGGCTCTCGAAGCCGTCGACCGGCGTCCCGCCTTCGGCCTCAACTTCGACCCGAGCCACTTCGTGTGGCAGGACCTCGACCCGGTCGGCTTCCTCTGGGACTTCCGCGACCGCATCTACCACGTCGACTGCAAGGAGGCCCGCAAGCGCCTCGACGGACGCAACGGACGGCTCGGCTCCCACCTGCCCTGGGGCGACCCCAGGCGCGGCTGGGACTTCGTCTCCGCCGGGCACGGCGACGTCCCCTGGGAGGACGTCTTCCGGATGCTGCGCTCCATCGGCTACCAGGGCCCGATCTCGGTCGAGTGGGAGGACGCCGGCATGGACCGGCTCCAGGGGGCGCCCGAGGCGCTGACCCGCCTCAAGGCCTACGACTTCGAGCCGCCGTCGGCCTCCTTCGACGCGGCCTTCGGCAACTGA
- a CDS encoding Gfo/Idh/MocA family protein, which yields MGQPQAQSDGTEAGKPPLRVGMVGYAFMGAAHSQGWRTAGRVFDLPLNPVQAVICGRDATAVRAAADRHGWASTETDWRTLVERDDVDLVDICTPGDSHAEIALAALAAGKHVLCEKPLANTVEEATSMVRAAEEAHQRGQVAMVGFNYRRVPATALARRMVAEGRLGALRHVRVTYLQDWLVDPQFPLTWRLRKEQAGSGSLGDLGAHIIDLAQYLVGERLAGVSALTETFVRERPLPTGATSGLSAVSSAGTGQVTVDDAALFTARFPSGALASFEATRYATGRKNALRIELNGERGSLAFDLERLNELSFHDGTEPGAEAGFRRILVTEPDHPYLDAWWPPGHGLGYEHTFVHQARDLVHAIAEGRRPEPSFADGLQVQRVLAAVEESAEKNSVYTPIAV from the coding sequence ATGGGACAGCCGCAAGCGCAGTCAGATGGGACCGAGGCAGGCAAGCCACCCCTGCGCGTGGGGATGGTGGGCTACGCCTTCATGGGCGCCGCCCACTCCCAGGGCTGGCGCACCGCGGGCCGTGTCTTCGACCTGCCGCTGAACCCCGTGCAGGCCGTGATCTGCGGCCGGGACGCCACCGCCGTGCGGGCGGCGGCCGACCGCCACGGCTGGGCGTCCACCGAGACCGACTGGCGTACCCTCGTCGAACGCGACGACGTCGACCTCGTCGACATCTGCACCCCCGGCGACAGCCACGCCGAGATCGCCCTCGCCGCGCTCGCGGCCGGCAAGCACGTCCTGTGCGAGAAGCCCCTCGCCAACACCGTCGAGGAAGCCACCTCGATGGTGCGGGCCGCCGAAGAGGCCCACCAGCGGGGGCAGGTGGCGATGGTCGGCTTCAACTACCGCCGGGTGCCGGCCACCGCGCTCGCCCGCCGGATGGTCGCCGAGGGCCGCCTGGGCGCACTGCGGCACGTGCGCGTGACGTACCTCCAGGACTGGCTGGTCGACCCGCAGTTCCCGCTCACCTGGCGACTGCGCAAGGAACAGGCCGGCTCGGGCTCGCTCGGCGACCTCGGCGCGCACATCATCGACCTCGCGCAGTACCTCGTGGGGGAGCGGCTGGCGGGCGTCTCCGCACTGACGGAGACCTTCGTACGGGAGCGGCCCCTGCCCACCGGCGCCACGAGCGGCCTGTCCGCCGTCTCGTCCGCCGGCACCGGCCAGGTCACGGTCGACGACGCCGCCCTGTTCACGGCCCGCTTCCCCTCCGGCGCCCTCGCCTCCTTCGAGGCCACCCGCTACGCCACCGGCCGCAAGAACGCCCTGCGCATCGAACTCAACGGGGAGCGCGGCTCGCTCGCCTTCGACCTGGAGCGGCTCAACGAACTGTCCTTCCACGACGGCACCGAACCCGGCGCCGAGGCCGGGTTCCGCCGCATCCTGGTCACCGAGCCCGACCACCCCTACCTGGACGCCTGGTGGCCGCCGGGCCACGGCCTCGGCTACGAGCACACCTTCGTGCACCAGGCCCGCGACCTCGTCCACGCCATCGCCGAGGGCCGCCGCCCCGAACCCTCCTTCGCCGACGGGCTCCAGGTGCAGCGCGTGCTCGCGGCCGTGGAGGAGAGCGCCGAGAAGAACTCCGTCTACACCCCGATCGCGGTCTGA